A genome region from Neptunomonas japonica JAMM 1380 includes the following:
- a CDS encoding ATP-NAD kinase family protein: protein MTNNTSRVFRLGLIINPLAGVGGSVALKGSDGAETARKALALGAEPKAQLRALAALSVLSGLAIELVTYPGEMGEDAAQSAGFEPFVIGSIQAGHTTAEDTEKAALAMYHEGVDLIMFAGGDGTARNICHALPDQFPVLGIPAGVKIHSGVYAVTPKAAGEVVAMLVRGELVTLGDQEVRDIDEAQFREGRVRAKYYGELLVPQEHRYLQNVKSGGKEVEELVLTDIAADLVEQMEPDIRYIIGSGTTVQALMQELGLPNTLLGVDLIENQKLLSSDCTAQELLAKTAGSNTKIIITIIGGQGHILGRGNQQLSPELIRRVGKDNLIVIATKTKLAELGGRPLIVDTGDAELDKELAGVIPVVTGYHDAVLYRIAEI from the coding sequence ATGACGAATAATACATCGCGAGTCTTTAGATTAGGATTGATTATTAATCCTTTGGCAGGGGTCGGTGGTAGCGTTGCTTTAAAAGGAAGCGATGGCGCTGAAACTGCTCGTAAAGCATTGGCGCTAGGAGCAGAGCCTAAAGCACAGCTGCGTGCGCTGGCGGCACTGTCTGTACTATCTGGATTAGCTATTGAGTTGGTGACATATCCTGGTGAGATGGGAGAGGATGCAGCACAGTCTGCGGGGTTTGAACCTTTCGTGATTGGCAGTATTCAAGCAGGACACACTACGGCAGAAGATACCGAGAAGGCGGCGTTGGCAATGTACCATGAGGGTGTTGATCTAATTATGTTCGCGGGTGGTGACGGGACAGCTCGTAATATTTGCCATGCTTTACCTGATCAATTCCCCGTTTTGGGTATTCCTGCTGGCGTTAAGATCCACTCGGGCGTGTATGCTGTAACTCCCAAGGCTGCCGGAGAAGTGGTTGCTATGCTGGTGAGGGGAGAGTTGGTAACTCTGGGTGATCAAGAAGTGCGCGATATTGATGAGGCGCAGTTCCGCGAAGGTAGAGTGCGTGCTAAATACTATGGCGAGTTACTTGTTCCGCAGGAGCACCGTTACTTGCAAAATGTAAAAAGCGGGGGTAAGGAAGTAGAGGAGCTTGTTTTAACCGATATAGCCGCAGACCTGGTTGAACAAATGGAGCCTGATATACGTTATATTATTGGATCAGGAACAACTGTTCAGGCGCTCATGCAAGAGTTGGGGTTACCTAATACATTATTAGGAGTAGACCTAATAGAAAATCAAAAATTATTATCTAGTGATTGTACGGCGCAGGAATTACTAGCTAAAACAGCGGGTAGCAATACCAAAATCATCATTACTATTATCGGTGGCCAAGGTCATATTCTTGGACGTGGTAATCAGCAGTTGAGTCCTGAGCTTATTAGGCGAGTAGGCAAGGATAATTTGATAGTAATAGCTACTAAGACAAAGCTTGCCGAGCTAGGAGGTCGTCCCTTGATTGTTGATACCGGGGATGCTGAACTAGATAAAGAACTGGCTGGCGTTATACCGGTTGTTACCGGTTATCACGATGCAGTTTTATATCGAATTGCTGAAATTTAA
- a CDS encoding GGDEF domain-containing protein has translation MKFAENSTQSAEYLRQAIPLMVKYNIPPNPLNYALWYTYVSNKIPNLNYKIDQTLDTYGTCPTLLGEQLFREHVISDEITESEEAQNQIIALTNTLNTQVDHAAKHTSDFGSVLEDSLRGLSETDNDDQEITSIINRLAANTASISESTTLFQKQIADAQAEIVSLKKELQKTKQDARVDPLTGLFNRRVFDSELEQIIGAPKHAEATLIMIDIDHFKKFNDEYGHLMGDKVLQYFGKLLKTECQKPTLPVRFGGEEFAILMVGKHKNDGAELAENLRQKIQAIRIKQKKSGKVISSITASFGISQRLPEETAEQMVDRADKALYHAKASGRNQVKIAS, from the coding sequence ATGAAGTTTGCCGAGAATTCAACACAGTCTGCCGAGTATTTACGCCAAGCCATACCTTTAATGGTTAAGTATAATATTCCTCCCAACCCCCTAAACTATGCACTTTGGTACACTTATGTATCTAATAAAATCCCAAACCTAAACTATAAAATTGACCAAACACTCGACACCTATGGAACCTGCCCAACCCTCTTAGGAGAACAGCTGTTTCGCGAGCATGTTATTAGTGATGAAATTACAGAATCAGAAGAAGCTCAAAATCAGATAATTGCGCTAACTAATACACTTAACACACAAGTTGATCATGCCGCTAAACATACTTCTGATTTTGGTTCAGTACTGGAAGATAGCCTCAGAGGCTTAAGTGAAACTGATAATGACGACCAAGAAATAACTAGTATTATTAATCGTTTGGCTGCAAATACAGCCTCTATAAGCGAATCAACAACACTGTTCCAAAAACAGATTGCAGATGCTCAAGCAGAAATAGTTTCACTTAAAAAAGAACTACAGAAAACAAAACAAGATGCCCGCGTCGATCCTTTAACTGGTTTATTTAATCGACGTGTATTTGACTCTGAACTGGAACAAATCATTGGCGCACCTAAACATGCTGAAGCCACCTTGATAATGATAGATATCGATCACTTCAAGAAATTTAATGATGAATATGGGCATTTAATGGGCGATAAAGTTCTTCAGTATTTTGGCAAGCTACTCAAAACTGAATGCCAGAAACCGACTCTTCCCGTTCGTTTTGGTGGGGAAGAGTTTGCAATTCTCATGGTTGGAAAACATAAAAATGATGGCGCCGAGCTTGCAGAAAACTTGCGACAGAAAATACAAGCCATTCGCATAAAGCAGAAAAAATCAGGCAAGGTGATTAGCTCAATTACTGCCTCGTTTGGTATAAGCCAGCGCCTACCAGAAGAAACTGCTGAACAGATGGTTGATAGAGCTGACAAGGCCCTTTACCATGCCAAAGCCAGCGGCAGAAACCAGGTAAAAATAGCCTCATAA
- a CDS encoding SulP family inorganic anion transporter produces the protein MQWFNGLHFNNLKGDIFGGLTAAVVALPLALAFGVSSGAGPVAGMYGAIFVGLFAALFGGTPSQVSGPTGPMTVVMAGIFTHFVALDPESGPAMAFTVVMLGGAFQILFGVFRLGQFITLMPFPVISGFMTGIGTIIILLQLPPLLGASSGANVLSVVQQLPMIVQSVNLNALILGLLTLGVVFFCPKTLGKYTPPALLAMVIGTVLSFVFVGVDVIGEIPTGLPSLHWPEFELSLVKDMVISSLMLATLGSIDSLLTSLVADNMTRTQHKSDRELIGQGIGNIVAGFFGGLPGAGATMRTVVNIRAGGRTPISGCVHAVILLMIVLGAGSFAAHIPLAVLAGLLIKVGIDIIDWRFLMRVHQAPLFVIFLMVSVWGLTVFVDLITAVAVGVFLANIYTVRRLTETQLESVRIVQDHKEDHHFLSEHESEILMTGAGRILLYQLNGPLSYAAAKGISNKLMACTNHEVLLLDFSNVPHIDVSTAMALEEVILDSHLAAQNVLIVGAKPEVETILQRMKVATLIPEQYHFPSREVALEAASILLATPDGKP, from the coding sequence ATGCAGTGGTTCAATGGACTACATTTTAATAATCTTAAAGGGGATATTTTTGGTGGTTTAACGGCAGCAGTTGTAGCCTTACCGTTAGCGTTAGCGTTTGGTGTTTCTTCTGGCGCTGGGCCGGTTGCTGGTATGTATGGTGCAATTTTTGTAGGCTTATTTGCCGCATTATTTGGTGGTACTCCTTCACAAGTATCTGGCCCGACTGGGCCTATGACTGTCGTTATGGCTGGAATTTTTACTCACTTTGTTGCACTTGACCCCGAGAGTGGGCCGGCGATGGCCTTTACGGTCGTGATGTTGGGTGGGGCGTTTCAAATATTATTTGGTGTTTTTCGCTTAGGCCAGTTTATTACCCTAATGCCATTTCCCGTTATTTCAGGCTTCATGACGGGTATCGGAACAATCATTATTTTATTGCAGTTACCTCCATTACTAGGTGCCTCCAGTGGTGCTAATGTATTAAGTGTTGTTCAGCAGCTACCAATGATTGTGCAATCAGTAAACCTTAATGCTTTGATATTGGGGTTACTCACATTGGGCGTTGTTTTCTTTTGCCCAAAAACTCTTGGAAAATATACACCCCCTGCGCTGTTGGCGATGGTAATAGGTACCGTTTTATCTTTTGTATTTGTTGGCGTGGATGTTATTGGCGAAATCCCAACCGGTTTGCCTTCTTTGCATTGGCCTGAGTTTGAATTGAGCTTAGTTAAAGACATGGTTATTTCATCTCTAATGCTCGCAACGTTAGGGTCGATTGACTCATTATTAACCTCCTTAGTTGCCGATAATATGACGCGTACTCAGCATAAGTCTGACCGTGAGCTGATAGGCCAAGGTATAGGGAATATTGTTGCAGGTTTCTTTGGTGGTTTGCCGGGGGCGGGCGCAACGATGCGAACGGTTGTTAATATACGTGCGGGAGGCCGAACGCCGATATCTGGTTGTGTTCATGCAGTGATTTTATTGATGATTGTATTGGGGGCGGGCTCCTTTGCTGCGCACATCCCGTTGGCGGTACTGGCAGGTTTATTGATTAAGGTTGGTATCGATATTATCGATTGGCGTTTTTTGATGCGGGTTCATCAAGCACCTTTATTCGTTATTTTTTTAATGGTGTCTGTATGGGGCTTAACGGTATTTGTTGATTTGATTACAGCTGTGGCTGTTGGTGTTTTTCTTGCCAATATTTATACCGTGAGACGTTTAACAGAGACTCAGTTAGAATCTGTTCGTATTGTCCAAGATCACAAAGAGGATCATCACTTTTTGAGTGAGCATGAAAGTGAAATTTTGATGACTGGGGCTGGCCGAATTTTACTGTATCAATTGAATGGGCCGCTAAGCTATGCCGCTGCTAAAGGCATATCAAATAAGCTTATGGCTTGTACAAACCATGAAGTGCTATTGCTAGATTTTAGTAACGTTCCGCATATTGATGTATCTACGGCGATGGCTTTAGAGGAAGTTATTTTAGACTCCCATCTTGCTGCTCAAAATGTACTGATAGTCGGTGCTAAACCTGAGGTGGAAACAATCTTACAACGTATGAAAGTTGCCACATTGATTCCTGAGCAATACCACTTCCCAAGTAGGGAAGTGGCTCTTGAGGCCGCCTCTATATTATTAGCGACTCCAGATGGTAAGCCTTGA
- a CDS encoding cation diffusion facilitator family transporter has product MSMSANRNKEAQKVTIIGAILDALLGFAKVIVGVASNSNALIADGIHSFSDLLTDFMVVIIFHFSHEEPDDEHPWGHARFETIGTVFLGCVLIAVAGAMAFESIREFWTSSSVPTPGWPALLVAFLSIASKEWIYRYTLAAGKRLKSDLLIANAWHSRTDSFSSIVVLFGILGAMAGYAWLDILAAVIVAAFVGKIGWDLTWNSIKELVDTALPEERVKELKETVEEVDGITNVHHFKSRNMGSKSLLEMHIQVAPYCSASEGHWIGDTAVMKLLQRFDDIGHVIFHIDTYDDEEESFCRVLPLRKEIEAALSEQMSIYAPSMKNYHVTLHYLHDLIEIELKLEHFANDSELAPPISTLSTQLNQSLQTLPWFSRLTIWSR; this is encoded by the coding sequence ATGTCTATGTCTGCAAATAGAAACAAAGAAGCTCAAAAAGTTACTATCATTGGCGCTATTCTTGATGCGTTACTCGGTTTTGCCAAAGTCATTGTCGGAGTCGCCTCCAATTCCAACGCGCTTATAGCTGACGGAATACACTCCTTCTCAGACTTACTGACCGACTTTATGGTTGTTATTATTTTCCATTTCTCTCACGAGGAGCCGGATGATGAGCACCCATGGGGACATGCCCGCTTTGAAACAATCGGTACTGTTTTTCTTGGTTGTGTCCTTATAGCAGTGGCAGGTGCAATGGCGTTTGAAAGTATTCGTGAATTTTGGACATCTTCATCAGTCCCTACTCCAGGCTGGCCTGCCTTATTAGTCGCTTTTCTATCAATTGCTAGCAAAGAGTGGATTTACCGCTACACACTAGCAGCAGGAAAAAGACTTAAGTCAGATCTATTAATAGCCAATGCATGGCATAGCCGGACTGATTCATTTTCATCTATTGTCGTTCTATTTGGTATTCTTGGTGCAATGGCTGGCTATGCATGGCTGGATATATTGGCGGCCGTCATCGTTGCTGCTTTTGTTGGAAAGATTGGCTGGGATCTTACGTGGAACAGTATTAAAGAGCTAGTTGATACCGCCTTACCTGAAGAGCGCGTTAAGGAGCTCAAAGAGACCGTCGAAGAAGTAGACGGAATTACCAATGTACACCATTTTAAAAGCCGCAATATGGGCAGCAAGAGTCTGCTAGAGATGCACATCCAGGTAGCCCCTTATTGCAGTGCATCCGAAGGTCATTGGATTGGTGATACCGCCGTTATGAAATTACTACAACGTTTTGATGATATTGGCCATGTTATCTTCCATATTGACACCTATGACGATGAAGAAGAAAGCTTCTGCCGTGTTTTACCTTTAAGAAAAGAGATAGAAGCAGCTCTTTCGGAACAAATGAGTATTTATGCGCCTAGTATGAAGAACTACCATGTCACATTACACTACTTACACGACCTAATAGAAATTGAGCTAAAGCTTGAGCACTTTGCAAACGATAGTGAACTAGCACCACCTATCTCAACCTTAAGCACTCAGCTTAATCAGTCTCTGCAAACACTCCCGTGGTTTTCAAGGCTTACCATCTGGAGTCGCTAA
- a CDS encoding bile acid:sodium symporter family protein, producing the protein MESTALTQVVLPLALFFIMLGIGLSLDVSNFLDLKSRPLAVVLGSVLQLVVLPLLGYSVVTLLNVPPAYAVGIMILTFAPGGATSNMISYLSRADTALSVSLTVIASVVTPFTLPLLSFMAVSHWLSLDTTVAFPIVLTIFKLLTIALLPVILGMWLNHKAPYFSAKLQLAVKWCSLLFMLAVVVGIVSGNKDKLSGMLVEVGPVIILLSFAAMLIGWWAGKLFRLPAKQGVTLAIETGIQNAGLALMITGAVLHNTEMSGVVLLYGVLMQVPAILLIVCCHWQWKQSAAVKNIKSFKL; encoded by the coding sequence ATGGAAAGTACAGCACTAACACAGGTTGTTTTACCTCTTGCCTTGTTTTTTATTATGTTGGGTATTGGTTTGTCGCTGGACGTTTCTAACTTTTTAGATTTAAAGTCTAGACCTCTTGCTGTTGTGCTAGGTAGCGTTTTGCAATTAGTCGTTTTACCTCTATTGGGATATAGCGTTGTTACTTTGTTAAATGTGCCTCCTGCCTATGCTGTCGGTATAATGATACTGACATTCGCTCCGGGCGGTGCAACCTCTAATATGATCAGCTATTTAAGTAGAGCTGACACGGCGTTGTCCGTAAGTCTAACGGTGATAGCGAGTGTCGTAACCCCTTTTACTTTGCCGTTACTTTCCTTTATGGCCGTTTCTCATTGGCTTTCATTGGATACTACAGTTGCTTTTCCTATCGTACTGACCATTTTTAAATTACTGACCATCGCATTACTACCGGTTATTTTGGGTATGTGGTTGAATCATAAAGCACCATACTTTTCTGCCAAACTGCAGTTGGCTGTTAAATGGTGTTCTTTGCTATTTATGCTTGCCGTGGTAGTGGGGATAGTGTCAGGTAATAAAGACAAGCTGTCGGGTATGTTAGTAGAAGTTGGTCCTGTGATTATATTGTTATCATTTGCTGCCATGTTGATAGGCTGGTGGGCAGGCAAGCTTTTTCGCTTGCCTGCAAAGCAGGGGGTCACCTTGGCCATTGAGACCGGTATTCAAAACGCAGGGCTAGCTTTAATGATAACTGGAGCTGTGTTACACAACACCGAAATGTCAGGCGTTGTGCTGCTATATGGTGTACTGATGCAAGTACCTGCTATTTTGCTTATTGTCTGTTGTCATTGGCAATGGAAACAATCTGCTGCGGTTAAAAACATTAAGAGTTTTAAGCTATAG
- the queE gene encoding 7-carboxy-7-deazaguanine synthase, which yields MYSVKEMFYTLQGEGAHAGRPAVFCRFSGCNLWSGREQDRATAICDFCDTDFIGTDGQNGGKFATPQALATAIMSFWPTPEGKPYVVFTGGEPALQLTQELVSAVHNCGFEIAVETNGTKPLPNDIDWICVSPKASAPLVINQGHELKLVYPQSDAMPERFTELEFDNFYLQPLDSQSSNQNTQHVIDYCLRHPRWKMSLQTHKIVGID from the coding sequence ATGTATAGCGTAAAAGAGATGTTCTACACATTGCAGGGCGAAGGCGCTCATGCAGGTCGACCCGCAGTATTTTGCCGTTTTAGTGGCTGTAACTTATGGTCTGGGCGCGAACAAGATAGAGCTACTGCGATATGTGATTTTTGTGATACTGACTTTATTGGTACCGATGGTCAAAACGGTGGGAAATTCGCAACCCCACAAGCACTGGCCACTGCAATTATGAGCTTTTGGCCTACCCCTGAAGGCAAGCCTTATGTTGTTTTTACGGGAGGTGAGCCCGCACTACAACTAACACAAGAACTGGTCAGCGCGGTGCATAATTGCGGTTTTGAGATCGCAGTCGAGACCAATGGTACTAAGCCACTACCCAATGATATAGACTGGATTTGTGTTAGCCCAAAAGCTTCTGCACCACTCGTTATCAATCAAGGTCATGAACTAAAGCTTGTCTACCCTCAGAGCGACGCGATGCCCGAGAGATTCACCGAGTTAGAGTTTGATAACTTTTACTTGCAACCATTAGACAGTCAGAGTTCAAACCAAAATACACAACACGTTATTGATTACTGCTTAAGACACCCTCGCTGGAAGATGAGCCTGCAAACTCACAAGATTGTCGGCATAGACTAA
- a CDS encoding rhodanese-like domain-containing protein, with translation MFIKTISSVALVSLLTASPLAFSKDKPKAMIAPGLFSFEVMHDGAMVEIKRNQNPENLITDLYATTFRGMPQAMHPFEPYDVETIAEREFVQYMIDAQKNKNILIVDTRTIGWHQRLTIPGAVSYPYTMMDDADDRDWAMDDFGALKQSDGGYDFTKAKTLAMFCNGYWCGQTPSMVRAMLEHGYPAEKIKYYRGGMQAWTSLGLSVVGEATE, from the coding sequence ATGTTTATTAAAACAATTTCATCGGTTGCGTTAGTTAGTCTGTTAACGGCTTCGCCATTAGCATTTTCGAAAGATAAACCTAAAGCCATGATTGCGCCGGGCCTCTTCTCTTTCGAAGTGATGCACGATGGCGCGATGGTTGAGATTAAACGTAATCAGAATCCAGAAAATCTAATTACTGATCTATATGCCACCACTTTTCGTGGCATGCCGCAAGCGATGCATCCTTTTGAGCCTTATGATGTAGAAACGATCGCTGAGCGTGAATTTGTGCAATACATGATAGATGCTCAAAAAAATAAAAATATCCTGATTGTTGATACACGTACTATCGGTTGGCATCAGCGTTTGACGATTCCAGGGGCTGTTAGTTACCCCTATACAATGATGGATGATGCTGATGATAGAGATTGGGCGATGGATGATTTTGGCGCGTTGAAGCAGTCTGATGGCGGCTATGATTTTACGAAAGCAAAGACTTTAGCAATGTTCTGTAATGGTTACTGGTGTGGACAAACGCCATCTATGGTTAGAGCAATGCTTGAGCACGGTTATCCTGCAGAAAAAATTAAATATTACCGTGGTGGTATGCAGGCGTGGACAAGCTTAGGGTTATCGGTAGTGGGAGAGGCGACTGAGTAG
- the rdgC gene encoding recombination-associated protein RdgC — translation MWFKNFVFYRFTEQQDYTQEQLEAAFSEHLFEPCRSQELSRYGWVAPHSALDEQTVFASSGAYLITAQKEEKLLPANVIKRNLNERVGVIEREQARKVYRKEQLQLKDEIIIDLLPRAFSRFSQTSALVLPRAGFIVVDSSSHKGAEELLNLLRNSLTTLPVALPDTVHSPGVVMSEWLQQSSSFPAFTCLDECELKDQTEEGGVIRIKGHDLHSSEVIAHLETGKQVTKLALQWDETLSFILQDDLLIKRVKPTDELTQTLNEESSEDPLVRLDSDVARLALECQRLFPQILEAFGGQVQR, via the coding sequence ATGTGGTTCAAAAATTTCGTCTTTTACCGGTTTACAGAGCAACAAGATTACACACAGGAACAGCTGGAAGCCGCTTTCTCTGAACACTTATTTGAACCATGTCGTAGCCAAGAGCTCAGCCGCTACGGCTGGGTTGCCCCACACTCAGCACTTGATGAGCAAACTGTGTTTGCTTCATCTGGGGCATACTTGATTACCGCACAAAAAGAAGAAAAACTATTACCCGCTAATGTGATTAAAAGAAACTTGAATGAACGTGTTGGGGTGATTGAGCGCGAACAGGCACGCAAGGTATACCGTAAAGAACAGCTTCAATTGAAAGATGAAATCATTATTGATTTGTTACCTCGTGCGTTTAGCCGATTCTCACAAACCAGCGCGCTTGTTTTACCGCGTGCCGGTTTTATTGTTGTCGATAGTTCAAGTCATAAAGGTGCGGAAGAGTTACTCAATCTATTACGCAATAGCCTAACCACATTGCCTGTCGCATTGCCGGATACTGTGCACTCACCTGGCGTGGTTATGTCTGAGTGGCTGCAGCAGTCGAGTTCATTCCCGGCCTTTACCTGCTTAGATGAATGTGAGCTGAAAGACCAAACAGAAGAAGGCGGTGTTATTCGTATTAAAGGGCATGACCTGCATAGCAGCGAAGTCATTGCCCACTTAGAAACCGGAAAACAAGTGACCAAGCTCGCCTTGCAGTGGGATGAAACGCTTAGCTTTATCTTACAAGATGATTTATTGATCAAGCGCGTAAAACCAACAGACGAATTAACACAAACGCTCAATGAAGAATCATCAGAAGACCCTTTGGTAAGATTAGACAGTGATGTGGCTCGTTTAGCACTAGAGTGTCAGCGACTCTTTCCGCAAATTTTGGAAGCCTTCGGCGGCCAGGTACAACGTTAA
- the hrpB gene encoding ATP-dependent helicase HrpB — MSTLPIHTIIPDLITALDAKHEAVLEAPPGAGKTTAVPLALLNQPWLANRKIIMLEPRRLAARAAAERMAISLGEPVGETVGYRVRMDTKVSHKTRIEVVTEGILTRMLQADPSLDDTGLVIFDEFHERSLDADLGLALILQGRSLFRDDDPLKLLIMSATLDSAAIAELLDNAPVVKSQGRSFPVELIYGAPWKHRERIEPRIVATIKAALNEQSGSLLVFLPGQSEIRRVEKQLYGALDNIDKQELLITPLYGDLSLEQQRKAITPAPNGQRKIVLATAIAETSLTIDGVTVVIDSGLSRQAIYDPNTGMTRLQTRRLSRAASTQRSGRAGRTTPGVCYRLWSKEQQAQLSPFTAPEIQQADLAPLILQLYRWGCNDPSELAWLDTPGLAPCQQARELLCQLGALEFTNNKYHLTKQGEQMANLPVHPRLAHMMLTASLYQLEYQACELAALLSERDPLDTHQADLQMRLDWLREPKKCHPSQQGQLYRIKQQCQRYFTLCQQLPANRQNQQQAIDTINSEDQIGLLIASAWPDRIAKRTGEQPRFQLANGRAASASENDYLSKSKWIAVAQLGSQEGRSNDAIWLAAPFNPSLFEGPLIHMLEQRNFVEWNDKQQKLIAEEQHCCGAIIIKRQPLKTLSDDARAQALLGLVKNKGLSIFSHTKALTQWRQRVTFLYQAYENQNGKNPWPDLSDTALLATLDNWLTPYLGKISHINHFAKLDLQSILQSLLPWPLPQQLNELAPERIAVPSGSKIHIDYSQTPPILGVKLQEMFGSTSTPTIANNVKLKVHLLSPAGHPLQVTQDLGNFWEHVYPQVKKEMKGRYPKHPWPDDPSSAMATHKTKRHLKSTH, encoded by the coding sequence ATGTCAACACTGCCTATTCATACGATTATTCCTGACCTAATTACTGCACTGGATGCTAAACACGAAGCGGTGCTCGAAGCACCACCTGGAGCCGGAAAAACCACCGCCGTTCCATTAGCATTATTAAACCAGCCATGGCTAGCTAACCGAAAAATCATCATGTTAGAACCTCGCCGTTTAGCAGCACGTGCTGCTGCAGAGCGCATGGCGATATCACTAGGCGAGCCCGTCGGAGAAACCGTAGGCTATCGCGTCCGTATGGATACTAAGGTCAGTCATAAAACCCGAATAGAAGTCGTCACAGAAGGCATTCTCACACGAATGTTACAAGCTGATCCCAGCTTGGATGATACTGGTCTAGTCATCTTTGATGAGTTTCATGAACGCAGCCTCGATGCAGACTTAGGCCTTGCTTTAATCTTGCAAGGTCGTAGTTTATTCCGCGACGATGACCCCTTAAAACTACTGATCATGTCTGCCACACTTGACAGCGCGGCTATAGCAGAACTGCTTGATAACGCTCCTGTTGTTAAAAGCCAAGGTCGCAGCTTCCCAGTAGAGCTCATTTATGGCGCACCATGGAAGCATCGAGAAAGAATAGAACCTCGCATTGTAGCAACCATAAAAGCCGCTCTTAACGAACAATCCGGCAGCCTACTTGTGTTTCTTCCGGGCCAGTCCGAAATACGCCGCGTTGAAAAACAGTTATATGGAGCCCTCGATAATATAGATAAACAAGAGCTGCTGATCACTCCTCTTTATGGCGACTTAAGCCTAGAGCAACAGCGCAAAGCGATTACTCCTGCGCCAAATGGTCAGCGTAAAATTGTACTAGCAACCGCCATTGCAGAAACGAGCCTTACTATTGATGGCGTTACTGTTGTTATAGACAGTGGGCTCAGCCGACAAGCAATTTATGACCCAAATACAGGCATGACTCGTTTACAAACCCGTCGACTATCACGTGCAGCGAGTACACAAAGATCAGGGCGCGCGGGAAGAACGACACCAGGTGTCTGCTATAGGCTGTGGTCAAAAGAACAACAAGCGCAACTGTCCCCTTTTACAGCACCTGAAATCCAACAAGCCGATTTGGCGCCGCTCATACTACAACTGTATCGCTGGGGCTGTAATGATCCAAGTGAACTCGCATGGTTAGATACTCCAGGGCTAGCCCCTTGCCAGCAAGCACGCGAGTTACTGTGCCAACTAGGCGCGCTAGAGTTCACTAACAATAAATACCATTTAACCAAGCAAGGCGAACAGATGGCTAACCTGCCAGTTCACCCACGCTTGGCACATATGATGCTCACTGCTAGCTTGTATCAACTGGAATACCAAGCATGTGAACTAGCTGCATTGCTTTCGGAGCGCGATCCATTAGATACACATCAAGCCGATTTACAAATGCGTCTTGATTGGCTTCGAGAGCCTAAAAAATGCCATCCATCACAACAAGGCCAGCTCTATCGCATAAAGCAACAGTGTCAGCGCTACTTTACACTTTGCCAACAACTCCCTGCTAACAGACAAAACCAACAACAGGCGATTGACACAATTAATAGCGAAGACCAAATCGGCCTATTAATAGCCAGTGCTTGGCCAGATCGCATTGCTAAACGAACCGGAGAGCAACCACGATTCCAATTAGCAAACGGAAGAGCAGCCAGCGCGAGTGAAAACGACTACCTCAGCAAATCGAAGTGGATAGCCGTCGCACAGCTTGGCAGCCAAGAAGGCAGATCAAACGACGCTATTTGGTTAGCAGCACCCTTTAATCCATCTCTTTTTGAAGGGCCTCTTATCCATATGCTAGAACAGCGTAATTTTGTTGAATGGAATGACAAACAGCAAAAGCTAATAGCAGAAGAGCAGCACTGCTGTGGAGCTATCATCATCAAACGTCAGCCATTAAAAACACTTTCTGACGATGCCCGAGCCCAGGCCTTACTTGGACTTGTCAAAAACAAAGGGCTTTCGATTTTCTCCCATACAAAAGCACTCACACAATGGCGCCAACGGGTCACTTTTTTGTACCAAGCATACGAAAACCAAAATGGTAAAAACCCTTGGCCAGACCTATCGGACACCGCATTACTGGCCACACTGGATAACTGGCTAACGCCCTATCTAGGTAAAATTAGCCACATTAACCATTTTGCAAAATTGGATTTACAGAGCATTTTACAAAGTTTGCTCCCTTGGCCATTACCGCAACAGCTTAACGAACTCGCACCTGAGCGCATTGCTGTCCCTTCAGGCTCAAAAATACACATTGATTATAGTCAAACCCCGCCGATACTAGGTGTTAAGCTTCAAGAGATGTTTGGCTCCACATCAACGCCAACCATTGCCAACAATGTCAAACTCAAAGTCCACTTACTTTCACCAGCAGGCCACCCGTTACAAGTCACACAAGATCTGGGGAATTTCTGGGAGCACGTATACCCTCAAGTTAAAAAAGAAATGAAGGGGCGATACCCCAAACACCCCTGGCCTGATGACCCCTCTAGCGCTATGGCTACTCACAAAACCAAGCGCCACCTAAAAAGCACCCATTAA